The nucleotide sequence ACGTGAAACCAGAGATAGTAATTATTGTACGGCACACCGTTCGGCCAGTAGCGCTCTTCGTAAAGCCAGCTGTCATCTTTTGTCCGAAGCTTGTCGAGCGTTGCGGACCGGAGCTGTTCCAGCCCGGTTAAATAATCAGCCAAAGTTCTTCCCTGGAATTCTGAACGCGCCTCGTCCCCCAGTTCAATCGCCGCTCCCCATTGCTGCCATTCCTCTTCGGTAAAGTCCCGGTCTTCAAATGAAATCAGCTGATGCACTTTCTCGATGGCCGCGATATG is from Planococcus liqunii and encodes:
- a CDS encoding DinB family protein; the encoded protein is MLEHSRSITLNDVKELQTSELDFIEEAGGNSIGALLAHIAAIEKVHQLISFEDRDFTEEEWQQWGAAIELGDEARSEFQGRTLADYLTGLEQLRSATLDKLRTKDDSWLYEERYWPNGVPYNNYYLWFHVMEDEINHRGQIRTIKRRLRKG